Genomic window (Eremothecium sinecaudum strain ATCC 58844 chromosome VI, complete sequence):
GCTATTGTGCATTTTACCGCCCTGGTCGTAAGCTTAACTATGTTACCCTCCTCAGAAAAGATTACCCTGAGCAATAGCGAAAAACTCGGTCCACTCGCCGTGCCGGGGAATTCACGCACGCTGAAATTTTTTCTTCCGCAATAAATATCTGCATTAtctcttcctcttcattaCACCTGATTAGTTGTAGTTTTAATAAACCATCATCAAGTGACCAACAAGCAGCAATGGGTGCATACAAGTATTTGGAAGaattgcaaagaaagaagcAATCAGACGTTTTGAGATTCTTGCAAAGAGTCAGAGTCTGGGAATACAGACAAAAGAACGTCATCCACAGAGCCTCCAGACCTTCCAGACCAGACAAGGCCAGAAGATTGGGCTACAAGGCTAAGCAAGGTTTCGTTATCTACCGTGTCAGAGTTAGACGTGGTAACAGAAAGAGACCTGTGCCAAAGGGTGCTACTTACGGTAAGCCAACCAACCAAGGTGTTAACCAATTGAAGTACCAAAGATCTTTGAGATCTACTGCCGAGGAGAGAGTTGGAAGAAGAGCTGCTAACTTGAGAGTCTTGAACTCCTACTGGATCAACCAAGACTCTACATACAAGTACTTCGAGGTCATTTTGGTCGATCCTTCTCACAAAGCCATTAGAAGAGATGCAAGAATCAACTGGATCGCTAACCCTGTTCACAAGCACCGTGAAAGCAGAGGTCTAACTTCTATTGGTAAGAAGTCCAGAGGTATCAACAAGGGTCATAGATTCCACAACACTCAAGCTGGTAGAAGAAAGACCTGGAAGAGACAAAACACTTTGTCTCTATGGAGATACAGAAAATAATCGGCTGTTTGAATATAAGTTTACACTTCCTAGTTATGTATACTACTCAGTCCGATTTTTCGTTACTTTCTGCCTACATACCACTAGCCTACTTCTGTGTAAATTTTCTAATCAACCGGATTTTTTTCTTCAATGACATAGCTCTGCTAACTTTATTTCTTGTTGACGTTAAGCCGTTCATATGCCCTGCAAACGTAGCATATTCCGGAACAATTGGTGTCACCAGTAACGAAGATCATTGCACGTTTAATCACTATTAACGACAAATAACCCACATCGATAGCTCGACACTGTCATCACTGTCACCACTGTCAAAAAACCTAATTTGTAATGGTGGAAGCCGCCATATTGATAATTTATTATGGTCGTTCACAGTTACAAACGTAGTCAGTTTCTGACTCGTGACCGGAGCGACAAACGTTCTATGTAATAAATTTACCCTTATTGTCTAGCTTATTGTTAATCTTTCACAAGAGAAGTTTTAAGATATGTTTACGAGAAACTTTACATACGTTTCCAAGTTATCGGTGACCCAATTTCATGGATGCTCACATATTTTATAATATAAAGTTACTAAGAATTGTTctattttaaagttttCTAAGGTACTAAATTGCTGATttaaatttatttttattgTTCTGCGTCATTCGATAACCTTTTTTTATAAGTCGCTTGAAAAATTAATATACATTACTCGTAACTCGTAATTATAGGTAGAAGTTGATTTTTTCTATATAGAAAAAATATTAATTTTCAGACTATCATCGCCGTTAATTAAAAAAGGTTGAACTACTAACAACAAGCTATTAAGTTACAGCTCTGCAATAGTTTTAtgtttttttttattaacataaatctaaaaaaaaaaaaaattttcaatttTTATAGCTGAGTGCTTTAATTACTTGGTGAAGTACACGCCACCCCCCTTGTTTTTTGATTAGAAGGATCATTAATTGAAAGAAAAACATAATGCCATACAGTAAGACTGCTATCCTGTCTGTTTATGACAAGACAGGTCTATTGGATTTGGCTAAAGGATTGGCTGAAAATAATGTCAGAATTTTAGCTTCAGGTGGTACTGCTCGCATGGTTCGTGAAGCGGGTTTTCAAGTTGAGGATGTCTCATCAATAACACATGCACCAGAGATGCTAGGCGGTCGTGTTAAAACTCTTCATCCTGCGGTGCACGGTGGTATTCTTGCAAGGAATTTAGAGTCAGATGAGAAGGATTTAAAGGAACAAGGTATTGAAAAAGTTGACTACGTTGTTTGCAACCTTTATGCGTTTAAAGAGACTGTTGCTAAGGTCGGTGTGACAGTTCCTGAAGCGGTTGAAGAAATTGACATTGGTGGAGTTACCCTATTGAGAGCCGCCGCTAAGAATCACGCCAGAGTCACTATTTTATCTGATCCTAAGGACTACCCACGCTTCTTGAATGAATTGTCTAAAGGTGAGATCACTGAGGACCTAAGAAACAAGTTGGCATTGAAGGCCTTTGAACACACTGCCGACTATGATGCTGCTATTTCTGATTTTTTCAGAAAGAAGTATTCTGAGGGAAGATCCCAATATCCTTTACGTTATGGTGCCAATCCTCACCAGAAGCCAGCCCAGGCTTTTGCTCTAAAGCAGGAAGAACTTCCATTCAAGGTTCTGTCTGGTTCTCCAGGCTACATTAACCTACTAGATGCATTGAATTCTTGGCCTTTGGTGAAGGAGTTATCGGCTTCTTTGAATTTGCCTGCTGCTGCTTCTTTCAAGCATGTTTCTCCTGCAGGTGCAGCAATTGGTTTACCTCTCTCAGAGGTCGAGAAGCAAGTATACTTTGTTTCCGATATTGAAAACTTATCTCCTCTAGCCTGTGCATATGCTAGGGCACGTGGTGCCGACAGAATGTCATCCTTTGGTGACTGGATTGCTCTATCAAACATTGTGGACGTCCCAACTGCCAAGATAATTTCAAAGGAAGTCTCAGATGGTGTAATTGCACCAGGGTACGAACCAGAGGCTTTGGaaatattgaagaagaaaaaatCTGGTAAGTACTGTGTTTTGCAGATTGATCCAAACTATACTCCAGAGGCTCTAGAATCGAGGCAAGTTTACGGTGTTACTTTGCAACAAAAGAGAAATGATGCAATTATTAACAAGTCTTCATTCAAGGAAATTGTCTCTGCTAACAAAGATTTGACCGAAACTGCCATTGTTGATTTGACTGTTGCAACCATTGCCCTAAAATACACTCAATCTAACTCTGTATGCTATGCAAAGAACGGTATGGTTATCGGTTTAGGTGCTGGTCAACAATCTAGAATTCACTGTACTAGATTGGCAGGCGCGAAGGCAGACAACTGGTGGTTGAGACAGCATCCAAGAGTTTTGTCATTTAAATGGGCCAAGGGCGTCAAGAGACCCGAAAAATCCAACGCAATAGACTTATTTGTATCTGGTCAAGTCCCAACTGAAGGTCCTGAGAGGGAAGAGTACGAATCTAAATTTGTGGAAATTCCTCAACCGTTCACTGCAGGAGATAGAAAGGAATGGTTGTCCAAGTTGAGCAATGTCGCTCTTTCTTCTGACGCTTTCTTCCCATTCCCAGATAACGTCTATAGAGCTGTCAAATCTGGTGTCAAATATATTGCTGCACCATCGGGGTCTGTTATGGATAGAGCTGTTTTTGCTGCTGCTGACTCTTTTGACTTGGTTTACGTTGAGAATCCTATCCGTTTGTTCCATCACTGAGAAGAGAAATATAATATGCAATAATAGGCAAAACATAGTATGAAGTATAGGCGAACGTTACTCCCAACTACTGAAGTTAA
Coding sequences:
- a CDS encoding HFL079Wp (Syntenic homolog of Ashbya gossypii AFR213C; Syntenic homolog of Saccharomyces cerevisiae YMR120C (ADE17) and YLR028C (ADE16)), translated to MPYSKTAILSVYDKTGLLDLAKGLAENNVRILASGGTARMVREAGFQVEDVSSITHAPEMLGGRVKTLHPAVHGGILARNLESDEKDLKEQGIEKVDYVVCNLYAFKETVAKVGVTVPEAVEEIDIGGVTLLRAAAKNHARVTILSDPKDYPRFLNELSKGEITEDLRNKLALKAFEHTADYDAAISDFFRKKYSEGRSQYPLRYGANPHQKPAQAFALKQEELPFKVLSGSPGYINLLDALNSWPLVKELSASLNLPAAASFKHVSPAGAAIGLPLSEVEKQVYFVSDIENLSPLACAYARARGADRMSSFGDWIALSNIVDVPTAKIISKEVSDGVIAPGYEPEALEILKKKKSGKYCVLQIDPNYTPEALESRQVYGVTLQQKRNDAIINKSSFKEIVSANKDLTETAIVDLTVATIALKYTQSNSVCYAKNGMVIGLGAGQQSRIHCTRLAGAKADNWWLRQHPRVLSFKWAKGVKRPEKSNAIDLFVSGQVPTEGPEREEYESKFVEIPQPFTAGDRKEWLSKLSNVALSSDAFFPFPDNVYRAVKSGVKYIAAPSGSVMDRAVFAAADSFDLVYVENPIRLFHH
- a CDS encoding 60S ribosomal protein eL15 (Syntenic homolog of Ashbya gossypii AFR214C; Syntenic homolog of Saccharomyces cerevisiae YMR121C (RPL15B) and YLR029C (RPL15A)), translated to MGAYKYLEELQRKKQSDVLRFLQRVRVWEYRQKNVIHRASRPSRPDKARRLGYKAKQGFVIYRVRVRRGNRKRPVPKGATYGKPTNQGVNQLKYQRSLRSTAEERVGRRAANLRVLNSYWINQDSTYKYFEVILVDPSHKAIRRDARINWIANPVHKHRESRGLTSIGKKSRGINKGHRFHNTQAGRRKTWKRQNTLSLWRYRK